In the genome of Zootoca vivipara chromosome 6, rZooViv1.1, whole genome shotgun sequence, the window CCATCATCCACACCAAACTCCTGATAGTAATTTAACATGGACGGCAAGAGGAGGGAGGTGTCACAAGCAAAAGGGATGTCTGGCGTTGGGGTTGCGGTGACGCCACACGACACCGTGGCTACTTCCCACACGTGTTTCTTCAGAACCGCTTTCTTCTTCTGTAGGATATGCGTGGAAATGCTTGGAAGGGCCAAAATAAAAGCCCGTTGTTTGTGGACAGGGAGGTCCTTCTCTAGAGTTTCCTCCAAACGGTGGAAATCGTACTTGTTGAGGTCGTATCTGGAAAGGAGGAAAACCCCCTGAGAGGTGAACTTTGCGTCTCTGAGTCTCTGCATACAGTCGTTACGGATTTTCCTCAGGACACCCTCCTCATCATAGAAGGGGGCCTGTTGTCTCCTGGCACTTTCCAAATCCCAGTCGACCTTGGTGCGCACAAAGTAAAactttttccccagctgctcaaTTGCTTTTGCCAGGAGAATATCATTCTGGCATAAATGGCGGCTGCTGACAATAATGAAGAAGTCATAGCGGTCAAAGTTTACCTGCTGGAGGTACGTATCAGCTGTGAATTGAGGTGTGCCAATTCCTGGGAGATCCCATATTGTTACACTGGGAAGTTTAGGGTGCTGGTAAGGGACTACGTTCATAGTGGTTTCACATACTCCAGTTTCTGCAGCACCTTCTTCCTCATCGCTAAGACCTCGAAGGGCATTGACCAGGGCAGATTTCCCAGCACCCGTTACTCCTGAAATGGCGATGTCAAGCTTGATCTTATCTGGTGTTTCCAGCAAAATGCTAAGGACGTCTGCCATTCTGCTGTTTTCCAGCAACTCAGCCATGGTTCTGGAGGTCTCACCTGAAAGAACACAACAGAGAGGCAtttcattttcatagaatcacagggtAGAATCATTGAActgggagttggaagggacccgggggtcatctagtccaccccctgtaatgcaggaatcttttgcccaatatggggatcaaacccaaacctaaccctaaccctaacacagctgtccatggaggcgcaggttaattctatgtccaggacagctgtctaccagctgcatctggtacaccggctgagaccctacctgcctgcagactgtcttgccagagtggtgcatgctttagttatctcccgcttggactacttcAATGCGCTCTGCATGGcgccacctttgaaggtgacctggaaactgcaattaatccagaatgcagcagctagactggtgactgggagtggctgccaggaccatataccgtaacaccggtcctgagagatctgcattggctcccagtacgtttccaagcacaattcaaagtgttggtgctgacctttaaagccctaaatggccttggtcctctatacctgaaggaacatctccacccccatcgttcagcctggatacgggttccctcgttgcgagaagtgaggttacatggaaccagacagagggccttcttggtagtggtgcccgccctgtggaacgccctcccatcagatgtcaaggaaataagcagctatcctatttttaaaagacatctgaatgcagcctgtttagggaagtttttaatatttaatgctgtattgtttttaacactcgattgggagctgcccagagtggctggggaaacccagccagatgcgtggggtataaataaattatacagtggtacctcggtttacaaacacaattggttccggaagtctatacttaacctgaagcgttcttaacctgaagcgaactttcccattgaaagtaatgtaaagtggactaatctgttccaggcgggtccgcggtgtactcaacctgaagcgtacttaacccgaggtatgagtgtaattggttctggaagtccgtacttatcctgaagcgtacttaacctgaagtgaactttcccattgaaagtaatggaaagtggattaatccgttccagacaggcccgcagagtacttaaactgaaaatactcaaaccgaggcatacttaaaccgaggtatgactgtaattattattattattattattattattattattattattattattattaccaactgAGCTTTACAAGGTTCcctttgctattttgttaatttgGAGCGGGGAAAGAAAACATGGCCTTGCCCTTCATTGGTTTGTCACCTTTGGAATGTGTTGAGGTCCAGAAAGAGACACATGAAGGGCCACATTTACTGTAGCTCCcaggcctcaggttccccatccctgaccatagccaagggggtggggggcagctgcctctcctaaatcaagtaaataaataaaaatacttacctAACTGACCAACTGCATTGCAgttaaaaacatgcattttattgATCATGGTAATATTTCTTTCAAACCTCTCAGAGGTTTTGCTACAATCAAACTATTAAATAGATAACTTCAAATTAGAAGAGATTAAAGCATGCCAATGCCCATGTGTCTGGATACACTttcctaaacaaaacaaaacaaacgttTTAAACTAAGCAGATGCCAAAACAGTGCAGTGGAgatgcctgcctggtgtcaaccacactaaaacagcaattcacaCAAGTGCAAAAACATAAAGAGAAATCATCTGCAACCTTCCAACTGTTTGACCTCACCCACAAAGGTGCTCTCCATCGCCTCCCAATACAAACAGCGGCCAACAACACAATACTGTACTGGCATCAGATATTGATATGTCATTGAAATAAACAGTGTAACATTTTCTTTGCATGACAGAAAAACTGGGCACAGTTTCAAGatagtctgttttttaaaaaagataccagTTTGTGCAAGGTTTGGAACTGCCAGCATCAAGGCCTCTTAACAGCCCACAACCTTTTTAGGGTTGCCTGGATGTTGGTCCTCAGGACACGGAAGTGGGACTCTGGAAACCTCGCCAGTAATGCTGGCTTAATCACTCTGGAAACTACATCACACCAAGCATCtaaccattgctccatctagctcagtattgtcagcacTGACCCTCCAGCTTTTCAGAAAAGAAGACATTCCCATGATGCCGCGGTTTAAATCTGATACGGTTTGCGTGCAATGCCTGTGCTTCACCGCTAAGCTGCAGCCTTTCCCCCCCATTTGCAGATGGTTGGAAGAAGCAGAATtacgggagaggaggaggaaaccagAATCACGAAAGAAGAAGCAGCAAGGATTGAGACTAAACTAAGCCAGCTGCAGGTGCGCGCGCGTTTTTGTGGGCTTCTAGCAAGAGATCTGCAGTGGGGACCCTCTCTCCCAGCACCCACATGTCTCTTGCACTAtttccctctcccctgccccgcTACAAACTCAAGGAGGGTGGGTGGCTGTTGCTATAGCTTAAAGGGCTTGGAAAGTGTTTTGAGCTCACCTTCAGTTCCCTGCAAAGCGGCTGGAGTCTTCCTCGAGAGTAGCCCTCCGCTTTGGTGCCGTAGCAGCAACGCACAACAACCCTGACGCCTGCCTGCAATTCTCCGGGACTCGCTggaagtaaaagtgaaacaaacctTCACTCTGCCCACACCCAAACTAAAGACTCTGTGCCTGGTGCCACCTTGTGACCCTGATTTTTATGTACACCATGGGAAGGCTAACGGTTACCCAACTACtgtaaatactgtactgtactgtactgtattaactGACAGGGTGAGAATTTTTGTATAGCTCATTTTTTCTACGTGTTTtacgtttcttctttatgactgctattgtaataaataatctttcataaaaaatattacattacattcttcattaacttatctttccattgatatataattttatggtattgctCCAAAAGAAAGtagtgttatgagccatcaaacctcggaaatgcaccttttccaaaaggtttccacaattttggccactagtgtagttctctctgtcacacacacacacacacacacacacacacactacatactgtgtagaattgtagagctggaagggaccccgagggtcatctagtcgaacccccctgcagggcaggaatcttttgcgcaacatgggacttgaacccaccaccctaagatgaagagtctcatgctctgctgactgagctatcctagctttaaatgtttggtgtgaatgCACCTATGCCTGCCTTCCTGACAGAATTTCCAGACAGAGGAGAACTCATTGTCCGCTCCTCAGTTACTGGCTCTGGTGGGCAGGCATTGCTGTACTGGTTTCTGCAATGCGCTATGGCCTAGTGCAAGACAACGTGGGGCTCCTGCACCTTGAATAGGGGCACAGGGGAGGGAATTTTGGCTTGCCCAATGTGATTTCCTCTTCTACACAACCATTAAAAGGTGCATGGAAGCTgtgcctttccctttcctttataGTTAGTTTCTTTGCACCTGGCTAGTCTGCTCGGACAGCCGACTCCAGTGGGTAAGAGCTTCTGTGGCTAGGATCTACTAGATCTCGGGTTGGTTTGAATTTCCTGCTCCAGATTGTTTTTACAATGGCAGCAACAAAGCAGCACGTTGCACGCTGCTGAATAAAAATAGGGTGAGCAGAAGTGTGTGTCTTTGGCACAGGTGTAAGAaatagttcagttcagttctggtaccCTGAACAAGTTTATGGGCTGAGAAATAATTGGTTTTAAGGGTATGCCTTTCGCCTCAGGCTCCACTTGCTGGATCTCAGACTTTGTAGAGATTGGAAGAATCAACTGAAAATGAGAGAAAGCCACCAGGAAAAATATACTTTGGCAAACATTTAAATGATGTGAGCCTCAGCCTGTCTGGGAGCAGATTCCTCCTCCCCTATGTGCAcatgcctccccaccaccaccacaacaacaccAATGAATGAATTATGGGCATGATCAGTATAGATAACTGCTTGAGCATCCAgggcagaggtaggcaacctaagacccgggggccagatgcggcccaatcgccttctcagtctggcccatggacagtccaggaatcagcgtgtttatacataagtggaatgtgtccttttatttaaaatgcatctcttggttatttgtggggcattggaattcgttcatttttttccccaaaatatagtccggcccaccacatggtctgagggatggtggaccggcccacggctgaaaaaggttgctgacccctgatccaggGTCATATGCTCAGCCATCTGAGTCCCAGCTCAGCAGGTGGGGGgggtatgttgggggggggtaatgtTCAGCAGCTTAAAATTGTGCTATATATACTGAATAGTGCTTTTAGTTGCTTTGAATAATTGTGATGTTTTAAATTGCATTGTGCTGTTTGCCATATTGTAGTATGGACTCCTCCTTGTAGGCCTGGACTCcttcagggggaaaggcaggttAAAAATCAAATTGATAAATAACAGCAGCACTCTTCTTTGAGCACAGagaatcttgtgaactgccctgagatcttcaaatgaagggcggtatataaaataaatcataataatCCTGAAGGAGGTGCTCCTGTACAGATGCCCAGACGAGGGCTAGGGCCATAGCACTCCTCCCAAGGCAATCTGGGTGGGGTAGTACCTATTTGATATATGTCATGGGACTCTCCACCACCAGATCAACCTCTCGGTGAATCAACCAGCAGGCGGCCTGGTTGATACACATTATACGCAATGCCTAAGTCAAAGCTCCTTACATCTGttaatcaatgaagttgtggcctaatttgaacCAAAAATAATGTCATGAGTGGTCTGATACACAGTGCGGGATGGCTGGCTCAGTGCCTGGGCATGAAATTAATATCTTAGCCCATTCCTGCTGCATGCAGTTTGACGCTTCTTAAAATGTTGGTAACTTGACTTTGGCCCAATTTTGAGTTTGGACCTCTGAGCACTTTGATTGGCAGGTCTGTAGAAACAacagggaagggctgtggctgtAGGACTGTAGAGTTCCATGCAGAACAAACCAGGCTCATTCCCAGCATCCCCATATAGGGCTAGCAGAGAactctttctgaaaccctggagagacattGCCCATTAAACAGTACTGAATTAGATTTgtttgactcagtagaaggcagagtCCTATGTTCTTAGGCAGACAAAGATAGGATCTCAGTTTTTTCAACTTTAATTAACTTTCACTCAAAGAAGGCCAATCCTCCTGAAAGGCCAAACTGAAAACAAGAGgcaaagggggaagagaggagtaTTTCTTCATTGCTGAGATGCTGCAAAAGAGACATTATAAGAGAAGTTTCATCAGCAGGAGAACCAGGAGGGGGTATCCTAACAAGGGAAAGGTCCTGCTGGCTTGAGAGACCTTGGCCTGGGAACAGCTCACATTTCTCATATTAGGAAATCCAGCAAGTGATCTGTTCATTGTTTGTAGTGTCTGGCAGCCAACTTCAGAAATGCAGCCCTTCATGGTGCTATTTACAATGTTGGTGTCTGCAAGGGAAATCAAAGGCGAGCAGTCAGGGGAGTCAGGAACtagcgcacgcacgcacacacacacacaaaaaaccccatctGCTCAATTTAAAAAATACCTATGCATGGTAGGACACATCACAGCTGACCTTAAGCTGATATACCAAATTAGAACAAAGGAGCAAAAGAGGTTATACAGAAGGATGTATAACCTCTTTTGTTCTTTAAGGTATTATGATATTGTTATGTAAGTGTATGAGCAGGAATTGATAAATCAAAAGCTGATGGATAATGGgataggaaaaaaacaaaaattactataattaataataataaaaaattataaactgAATATAAGGAATGAAATGTGAATTAGAGATAAATACGTAATATCAAGCAGCAATGGGGGAAAGTAGGGACACATTGAGGACGAAGAGTGAGAAGTCAACTTTTGGggagaaattgtattaaatttggTGTAATTTGGCATTGATTTGTTAAAattttggaaaactaataaatattatttggcaaacaaaaatacagaaaagggAACGAAGGCGGGAAATCACGTCAGATGAAAAGGTCAACTACAAATAGCCTAAGGATAGGAAAGAGGAGGTTTCAAGGAAATACCCAGTTTGTCAGACCATCTAAGCTCTTGCCATGGTTATCATGGTACAAGTCTGTTTGAATGGGAACAGGTTCCCCTGACAGTACAGAGCAAGACTGAAAGAGCCCAGCCATTCTGCTttctaacccaggggttcccaacaaaattttctcgaggacccctcatcgagccgctattgtgacaaggacccccattaattcctaatcctaaaagagccaaattaagagtctttttatattttatatttatacgttttttacagttacaacagagaactccatcagtatacagttagttttaatttacaattcttaatgagatgaaccactttttaaccaacggtccatttttaactacgcaaactgtagcttccgcgaaaaacaacactttgtttacaaacactactgttttgcaaagaggcagcgcgcgccagggaggagggaggggaatggagaagacagggtacctgcgcagtagcgcacaaatgaagccgacgcgcgcaaagcatcttggggaggtgagcattagtagaatgcacgtgctgcctctttgcaaaacagtagtgtttgtaaagcgccacctaacggcatacagcagaactactgcctctatctaattctagttttgcgctagactctgctcatgcaggaagcggccaaaacaaaaaatctgttatcatacgaaatatatttaatatatttttttattctaatagcatcttgaggacccctctggcatagctcgcggacccctgggggtccccggaccacctgttgggaaccactgttctaaccAAAATGTTTGCTGTGACTGGACTCGAAAGTTACCTGCCTTAAGCTACTAGACCGGAGGGGCAGGGGGATATCTGCCCTGCTGGCCAATTTTGGCCTCCCAGGCACATGAGGGCATTTCCCTCAAGCCACACCCGCCTGCCAAGACATCACTCATGACATCAGTTGATGGGCAGAAGGGTGGGGCTCAATTCTGCACCTGCTGCGGGCGGGTGCCTCCAGGCTGGTGTTTATTGTGGGCGTATTTTGCAACATGTTGGCACTCTAATAGGAAGTAAGTGGTGGGGGTCCAGTGCTACCACACTATTCCTTTCCGGAGGGGATTTAGCCCCCAACGAAATcaggacaaaaataaacatttgtggTAGGAAAAGttataggatttcagcaggatATGCACTGATTCAAAATGAAGCAATGTGACTGtcccaaaacctttgcagcagCAGTCCTGAAAGGGAGAATCATGTGTCACCACTCTGATAGCATCCTGAgtacaaatcatcatgaatacacaataaaaagaTGACTGTATATATCattctagctcattattgtccgctaatctgactggcagtggccctccagagccTCAGGGAAGATCTTTTCCATCTATGGCCTTTAACTGGAGGTGGCAGTGATTCAACTTGGGGCTTTTTGCAAGGAAAGCATGCTAGAAGCAACATTAACTACATCTGTGCATTTAAGGTGCACATTTTTCTTGGGTAAATAGCAGCCACAAGAAAGCCTGAGGGGACAAGGGGATGAAGGGGGCGGGGCTGGGGGGAACttaactctttctctccctgcctcagtCTCCACAAAAGTCACCTCTCTGAAGATGCTGTTTGCATCTCAGGAAAAGCTAGTGTTGGTGCAGCCATGTTTAGCATAGCCCTGAGCTACAAGTCTTCCCCACCGATACTGAAAATAAATCCACATCccatagaaagaagaaaaactgaaatggactGCAGCATGGAAAATCAGAATTAGCAATACCTGAAACCGTGATAAAACCTATGCAGAAAAGATCCCCTCCAGTACAATAGACATATTCCTCAGGACATTCCTGTGTTTTAGAAAAGCAGGATGGGCAAACCTTTCCATTGGTAGCAGGGGGCATTCTTGGCACTGAAACATAAAAGGAATCAAGTGCATTAAGGAGAGATAGTGTGGTGCAGATTAATTTAGACAAAGTATTC includes:
- the LOC118087814 gene encoding interferon-inducible GTPase 5-like, whose amino-acid sequence is MAELLENSRMADVLSILLETPDKIKLDIAISGVTGAGKSALVNALRGLSDEEEGAAETGVCETTMNVVPYQHPKLPSVTIWDLPGIGTPQFTADTYLQQVNFDRYDFFIIVSSRHLCQNDILLAKAIEQLGKKFYFVRTKVDWDLESARRQQAPFYDEEGVLRKIRNDCMQRLRDAKFTSQGVFLLSRYDLNKYDFHRLEETLEKDLPVHKQRAFILALPSISTHILQKKKAVLKKHVWEVATVSCGVTATPTPDIPFACDTSLLLPSMLNYYQEFGVDDGSLAKLARLVKQPEEELRAEMKKSPLSSALPLHVGRLLTNAQVGFFRVMFSPLLLLLGSPAAGRIAFMSTLRMLERFMDDLEEDAERVLSKAVGRKIA